A part of Macrobrachium nipponense isolate FS-2020 chromosome 26, ASM1510439v2, whole genome shotgun sequence genomic DNA contains:
- the LOC135199697 gene encoding uncharacterized protein DDB_G0271670-like translates to MRSLQEREEERNGFFLHSAFISSSSSNSSSSSSSSSSYSFFFSTCSNPSSSSNSSSSSSSSSSSNSSFSSNSSSSSYCFFFFSSSSSYCFFYSVSSNYSPPPPPRTASSTPSPPPPPTPPTDSSSPTPPPEPS, encoded by the coding sequence AAAGGGAGGAAGAaaggaatggtttttttttacattccgccttcatctcctcctcctcctccaactcctcctcatcctcttcctcctcctcctcgtacaGCTTCTTCTTCTCCACCTGCTCCaacccctcctcttcctccaactcctcctcctcttcctcctcctcctcctcctccaactcctccttctcctccaactcctcctcctcctcctactgctttttcttcttctcctcctcctcctcgtactGCTTCTTCTACTCCGTCTCCTCCAattactctcctcctcctcctcctcgtactgcttcttctactccgtctcctcctcctcctcctactcctcctactgattcttcttctcctactcctcctcctgaGCCTTCTTAA